One genomic window of Candidatus Neomarinimicrobiota bacterium includes the following:
- a CDS encoding YbjQ family protein, with product MILVNTETIQGKKIEHLGLVKGSCIRAKHLGHDIANGIKAMFGGELTSYSEMINEARAVATKRMVENAGEMEADAVVNIRYSSTAVKAGSAEVMVYGTAVKFVK from the coding sequence ATGATCTTAGTCAATACTGAAACCATCCAGGGAAAAAAAATAGAACATTTGGGGCTTGTTAAAGGATCCTGCATAAGGGCCAAACATCTGGGGCATGATATTGCCAACGGCATAAAAGCCATGTTTGGAGGTGAACTGACCAGTTATTCGGAGATGATTAATGAAGCACGGGCTGTAGCCACCAAACGGATGGTGGAAAATGCAGGTGAAATGGAAGCTGATGCTGTAGTGAATATTCGCTATTCATCAACGGCTGTTAAAGCCGGATCGGCAGAAGTCATGGTTTACGGGACAGCCGTTAAGTTTGTGAAGTGA
- a CDS encoding carbon-nitrogen family hydrolase codes for MKIALVQMAIGEDIRENLNRAEDLCSEAMAGGADVLVFPELFSTGFPADKATAAAPVWGPETRKTLSALAVKHGVSIMAGCGDEASGGKMYNMALVYTPDGLCQTEYRKIHLFIYGHEEKYVVPGTEPVIFRLQGYPTSLFICYDLRFSGEFRQVAPHVVMMCVIANWPEQRRDHWMCLLKARAIENQCWVIGVNRVGMDSSGFRYSGDSMAVDPLGKVVCHMNEVEGVEIVEINPEKSSSIRAMYPFLSE; via the coding sequence ATGAAAATTGCCCTTGTGCAAATGGCAATCGGAGAAGACATCCGGGAAAACCTGAACCGGGCGGAAGACCTGTGTTCGGAAGCCATGGCCGGAGGAGCGGATGTGCTTGTATTTCCCGAACTTTTTTCTACAGGGTTTCCAGCGGACAAAGCGACAGCCGCCGCACCGGTATGGGGACCCGAGACACGAAAGACTTTATCTGCGCTTGCGGTGAAGCATGGAGTGTCCATCATGGCAGGGTGCGGGGATGAAGCATCCGGAGGAAAAATGTACAATATGGCCCTGGTCTATACACCTGATGGATTGTGTCAAACAGAATATCGCAAAATACATCTCTTTATCTACGGGCACGAAGAAAAGTATGTTGTTCCAGGTACGGAACCAGTCATTTTCCGTCTTCAGGGATATCCAACTTCCCTGTTCATCTGCTATGATTTGCGCTTCTCCGGAGAATTCAGGCAGGTTGCGCCACATGTGGTCATGATGTGTGTCATTGCCAACTGGCCGGAACAACGGAGAGATCACTGGATGTGCCTGTTGAAGGCCAGAGCAATCGAAAACCAGTGCTGGGTTATAGGTGTGAACAGGGTCGGTATGGACAGTTCAGGGTTCCGGTACAGCGGTGATTCCATGGCTGTAGACCCTTTGGGAAAGGTAGTGTGCCATATGAATGAGGTGGAAGGTGTAGAAATTGTCGAAATAAATCCAGAAAAAAGCTCTTCTATACGTGCAATGTATCCATTCCTTTCAGAATAA
- a CDS encoding tryptophan--tRNA ligase, whose amino-acid sequence MQRKVSLTGIKPTGIPHIGNYFGAIRPALELAKEYEARYFIADYHALNSIKDPVHLKEMVYEVAAAWLAAGLDPEKVLFYRQSDVPETFDLTTILMAFTPKGLMNRAHAYKASVQENEAAGKDPDDGINMGLYTYPVLMAADILLFDTNVVPVGKDQKQHVEMTADIAQSVNHTYGKELLVVPEAMISESAQTVVGMDGRKMSKSYNNTISLFLPQKKLRKTVMKIVTNSQGIEEPKNPDTCSIFALYKLFATPEQQEKLAARYRAGGMGWGEAKQELFEVMDACLKPMREKYFSIMENKDEIDRILKKGSEKARQIASRTVARIRKAIGVNTFYM is encoded by the coding sequence ATGCAAAGAAAAGTTTCTCTGACAGGTATTAAGCCTACGGGTATTCCTCATATAGGTAATTATTTTGGTGCTATCCGGCCGGCATTGGAACTGGCAAAGGAGTACGAAGCCCGCTATTTCATCGCTGATTATCATGCTTTGAATTCCATAAAGGATCCGGTCCATTTAAAAGAGATGGTATATGAAGTTGCGGCGGCCTGGCTTGCGGCCGGACTCGATCCCGAAAAGGTCCTTTTCTACCGCCAGTCCGATGTGCCGGAAACCTTTGATTTAACGACCATCCTCATGGCATTCACTCCCAAGGGACTCATGAACCGGGCTCATGCGTATAAGGCGTCCGTTCAGGAAAATGAAGCGGCAGGCAAGGATCCCGATGACGGCATTAATATGGGATTATACACCTATCCCGTGCTCATGGCGGCGGATATCCTGCTTTTTGATACCAATGTGGTTCCGGTGGGAAAAGACCAGAAACAACATGTTGAAATGACGGCGGATATAGCTCAAAGTGTGAATCATACCTACGGGAAAGAACTTCTGGTTGTTCCGGAAGCCATGATCAGCGAATCAGCCCAGACAGTCGTGGGCATGGATGGACGGAAAATGAGCAAGAGTTACAACAATACCATTTCCCTCTTTTTGCCTCAGAAAAAACTCCGGAAAACCGTCATGAAAATTGTGACCAATTCCCAGGGGATTGAAGAACCGAAAAATCCGGACACGTGCAGTATCTTTGCCTTATATAAGCTGTTTGCCACACCGGAGCAGCAGGAAAAACTGGCCGCGCGCTACCGGGCCGGCGGCATGGGATGGGGTGAGGCAAAACAGGAACTCTTTGAAGTGATGGATGCCTGTTTGAAGCCCATGCGGGAAAAGTATTTCTCCATTATGGAAAACAAGGATGAGATCGACCGGATACTGAAAAAGGGATCGGAAAAAGCCCGGCAGATTGCATCCCGCACCGTGGCACGAATCCGCAAAGCCATTGGTGTAAACACCTTTTATATGTGA
- a CDS encoding segregation/condensation protein A: MPLENYNIELDVFEGPMDLLLYFIKRDEINIYDIPIARITREYLEYLDLMQTLNLRVAGEFVAMASTLMQIKARMLLPRFSNPEDEDVEDPRTELVRRLVEYQQFKELGEELRQLESQSIGHFPRKPDLSHIDTSIDAEEVLQKVTLFDILAAFKKVLDRLPEGPAEHQVNKLEVSIKEQTEYIYSHFIKKSKIRFSELAGGIQKRIVLIVTFLAILEMIRSQQIRVYQEGIFDDFILEKVES; the protein is encoded by the coding sequence ATGCCCCTGGAAAATTACAACATCGAGCTGGATGTTTTTGAAGGCCCCATGGACCTGTTGCTTTATTTCATCAAGCGTGATGAAATCAACATCTATGATATTCCCATTGCCAGAATCACGCGGGAGTACTTAGAATATCTGGATTTGATGCAGACCCTGAACCTGCGGGTTGCCGGGGAATTTGTCGCCATGGCCAGTACACTCATGCAGATCAAGGCGCGGATGCTTTTACCCCGCTTTTCCAATCCTGAAGATGAGGATGTGGAAGATCCCCGAACCGAACTTGTCCGGAGACTCGTTGAATATCAGCAATTCAAAGAACTGGGTGAAGAACTGCGCCAGCTTGAGAGTCAATCCATCGGACATTTTCCGCGGAAACCGGACCTGAGCCATATTGATACATCAATCGATGCAGAGGAAGTGCTGCAAAAAGTGACCCTCTTCGATATTCTGGCCGCGTTTAAAAAAGTGCTGGATCGTCTGCCCGAGGGGCCTGCCGAACATCAGGTCAATAAACTGGAAGTGAGCATCAAAGAGCAGACAGAGTACATTTACAGTCATTTTATAAAAAAATCCAAAATCCGTTTTTCCGAATTGGCCGGGGGAATTCAGAAACGAATCGTGTTGATCGTAACTTTTCTGGCCATCCTGGAAATGATCCGTTCTCAGCAGATCCGGGTTTATCAGGAAGGTATTTTTGATGATTTTATCCTTGAAAAAGTGGAGTCTTGA
- a CDS encoding tetratricopeptide repeat protein — MKHTEDDSSRAEIMLAIGSVYERADLHQSIEYAKEALELFTGIHNDYGRGKAFNMIGYYNWLLGFFKESVDYYSEALAIFRELDLPYWIARVANNLGAVYWGLSDYNGALELYKESLAIRTELGHPRSMALIINNIGLVYQEWQLFDEALAYHRKALALAEETDFLFARAYSYHNLGLCFEALGELERALDAYRKAYDDYLEDVGEGGATSLALRSMGDIYYKKGDLNKATVYYRQALKDGQKVKNLFRMAYAQYSLGKTYAETGRVDSARYYIATSLNTSREMGYDKVTRDNYYLLSRLEEESGNLNKALDYFKIAASVNDSIFNKEKIAKFTELQIRYNMEKQNRENELLRQKNEIQSLQIRKERVIRISLIAGSVFALVILFFIFYQSRILKRTNIALERQNAEILKMNEEKEDLIRRLEKENEERRRAEKQIAILLQDKELLLKEVHHRIKNNMNTIKSLLSLQAKTIKNAKAAEVLKDAGSRIRSMGLLYDKIYRSENIRTLSAREYIPNLVEEIAAVFPNREKVQIETEIEDIMLPVDILSPLGIITTELVTNAMKYGFESEKEGLLQIRFRRINGKAEYVIRNNGKRLPEDFSIEKSQGFGLRLVSMLTQQLNGTLKICTHEETQFEISFPLP, encoded by the coding sequence TTGAAACACACAGAAGATGATTCAAGCCGGGCGGAAATTATGCTGGCAATCGGGTCAGTTTATGAACGGGCAGATCTTCACCAATCCATTGAATATGCTAAAGAAGCGCTGGAACTTTTCACGGGCATCCATAATGATTACGGGCGCGGAAAAGCCTTCAATATGATCGGTTATTACAACTGGTTACTTGGTTTTTTTAAAGAATCAGTAGACTATTATTCTGAAGCCCTTGCAATATTCCGGGAATTAGATTTGCCCTATTGGATAGCTCGTGTGGCAAATAATCTGGGAGCGGTTTATTGGGGACTGAGTGATTATAACGGAGCCCTGGAATTATATAAGGAATCACTGGCCATTCGTACTGAATTGGGACACCCGAGAAGCATGGCCCTCATCATCAACAATATCGGCTTGGTTTACCAGGAATGGCAGTTGTTTGATGAAGCTCTTGCATACCACCGCAAAGCTTTGGCATTGGCCGAAGAAACAGACTTTCTTTTTGCCAGGGCCTATTCTTACCATAATCTGGGTCTTTGTTTTGAAGCATTAGGAGAATTAGAACGGGCTCTCGATGCCTACAGGAAAGCGTATGATGATTATCTTGAAGATGTGGGCGAAGGCGGTGCCACATCTTTGGCCCTGCGGAGTATGGGGGACATTTATTATAAAAAAGGGGATTTGAATAAGGCAACAGTCTATTATCGCCAGGCCCTGAAGGATGGGCAAAAAGTGAAAAATTTATTCCGGATGGCCTATGCCCAGTACTCTCTGGGGAAAACCTATGCGGAAACGGGCCGGGTCGACTCGGCGCGCTACTATATCGCCACCAGCCTGAACACATCCCGTGAGATGGGATATGATAAGGTAACCCGGGACAACTACTACCTGTTATCCCGCCTGGAAGAGGAATCAGGGAATCTGAATAAGGCCCTGGATTACTTCAAAATCGCCGCCTCGGTGAACGATTCCATTTTTAACAAGGAAAAGATTGCCAAATTCACGGAACTTCAGATCCGCTACAATATGGAGAAACAGAATCGGGAGAATGAACTGCTCCGCCAGAAGAACGAAATACAGAGCTTACAGATCCGCAAAGAACGGGTTATCCGTATCTCCCTGATCGCCGGATCGGTGTTTGCGCTTGTCATCTTGTTTTTTATCTTTTATCAAAGCCGTATACTGAAGCGGACGAACATCGCTTTGGAGCGTCAGAACGCAGAGATTCTGAAGATGAATGAAGAAAAAGAGGATCTGATCCGGCGACTTGAAAAGGAGAACGAAGAACGCCGGCGTGCGGAGAAACAGATTGCTATACTTTTGCAGGATAAAGAACTGCTATTGAAAGAGGTACACCACCGAATCAAGAATAATATGAACACGATCAAAAGCCTCTTGTCGTTGCAGGCCAAAACAATAAAGAATGCAAAAGCGGCGGAAGTGCTGAAGGATGCCGGTTCACGGATCCGGAGTATGGGACTCCTGTACGACAAGATCTATCGGTCTGAGAATATCCGGACATTGTCAGCTCGTGAATATATCCCCAATCTTGTGGAAGAGATCGCAGCCGTGTTCCCCAATCGTGAGAAAGTGCAGATCGAGACGGAAATAGAGGATATTATGTTACCGGTGGATATTTTATCACCTTTGGGGATTATCACGACAGAACTTGTAACCAACGCCATGAAATACGGGTTTGAATCGGAGAAAGAGGGGTTGCTACAGATCCGGTTTCGCCGGATAAACGGGAAGGCGGAGTATGTGATCCGGAACAACGGGAAACGTCTGCCGGAGGATTTTTCCATTGAGAAATCTCAGGGGTTTGGTCTTCGGCTTGTTTCCATGCTTACCCAGCAGTTGAACGGTACCCTGAAAATTTGTACGCATGAAGAAACCCAATTTGAAATAAGTTTTCCACTACCCTGA
- a CDS encoding rRNA pseudouridine synthase: MRLNKFLAHSGAGSRRMCDELVFQGRVTVNKTVIKEPGTDVDPDKDVVTVDGERVELKKAYTYIKLHKPAGYITSRKDPHHDRTVMDLLPRILDVRPVGRLDVDTTGVLLMTDDGDLLHKLTHPRHEVEKKYEVWLKWPPGSGEPEQDLPRGIVLENGDRVQGEAYPQNSKKTHYIVILREGKKREIKRIFRYFETRVIRLHRFEFAGIRVDDLPEGKWKKLTPAEIKHLKSITNNS, from the coding sequence ATGAGACTGAATAAATTTTTAGCCCACAGCGGAGCCGGATCTCGGCGGATGTGTGATGAACTGGTTTTTCAGGGACGGGTAACAGTTAACAAGACGGTGATTAAAGAACCCGGAACCGATGTAGATCCTGATAAGGATGTTGTGACGGTGGATGGTGAACGGGTAGAGTTGAAAAAGGCGTATACATACATCAAACTTCACAAACCAGCCGGATATATCACGAGCCGGAAAGACCCCCACCACGACCGCACCGTCATGGATCTGCTGCCCCGTATCCTGGATGTGCGTCCCGTGGGGCGTCTGGATGTGGATACGACAGGTGTGCTCCTCATGACGGATGACGGGGATTTACTTCACAAGCTTACCCATCCCAGGCACGAAGTGGAAAAAAAATATGAAGTGTGGCTGAAATGGCCTCCGGGCAGTGGCGAACCGGAGCAAGATTTACCCCGGGGAATTGTTCTTGAAAACGGAGACCGGGTACAGGGTGAAGCCTATCCTCAAAACAGTAAAAAAACCCATTACATTGTGATACTCAGGGAAGGTAAAAAAAGGGAAATAAAACGGATATTTCGCTATTTCGAAACCCGGGTCATTCGGTTACACCGTTTTGAATTTGCCGGTATACGGGTGGATGATCTCCCGGAAGGGAAATGGAAAAAACTGACACCCGCGGAAATAAAACATTTAAAATCCATAACTAATAATTCTTAA
- the rsgA gene encoding ribosome small subunit-dependent GTPase A gives MNFTGLKEAGSNEYWEKLFSTLPGSWIPGRVITTHKKRYLIKTPGGLVEGDLSGRVKHRATSPLDLPVVGDWVAVSGDGNQVLIRRVLPRKSVLTRKTAGRTSEKQVLTANVDVAFIVQALDRDYNLNRLERYMTVVYSGNITPAVVLNKADMLKDEEPRFFFNAVKNRFPETAVFSASALNGKGVDEIRAFLKPGLTFCLVGSSGVGKSTLINAIAGENLAETGDISRATAKGIHVTTRRQLHILKNKAILIDMPGLREIGIADAEEGLKKTFTRIIQLAEECRFDDCTHTREPDCAVKKAVDDKILDARQYENYINLRQEYEYYIRQVAEKAWKTTRK, from the coding sequence ATGAACTTTACCGGATTAAAAGAAGCCGGGTCCAATGAATATTGGGAAAAACTATTCTCTACCCTCCCGGGGAGCTGGATACCCGGACGGGTTATTACAACGCATAAAAAGCGATATCTTATAAAAACCCCCGGTGGACTTGTGGAAGGTGACCTTTCGGGTCGCGTGAAACACAGGGCCACATCGCCGCTTGATTTGCCCGTTGTGGGGGATTGGGTGGCGGTTTCAGGAGACGGGAATCAGGTGCTGATTCGCCGGGTTTTACCAAGAAAATCCGTCCTGACACGGAAAACCGCCGGCCGCACTTCTGAAAAGCAGGTCCTGACGGCCAATGTGGATGTGGCTTTTATTGTTCAGGCATTGGACAGGGACTATAATCTGAATAGACTGGAACGATATATGACCGTAGTATATAGCGGAAATATCACACCTGCTGTTGTTTTAAATAAAGCGGATATGTTAAAAGATGAAGAGCCCCGATTCTTTTTTAATGCGGTGAAAAACCGGTTTCCGGAGACGGCTGTGTTTTCTGCCTCTGCCCTCAACGGAAAAGGTGTCGATGAAATCCGTGCTTTTTTAAAACCGGGACTCACCTTTTGCCTTGTGGGATCTTCGGGTGTGGGAAAATCCACCCTCATCAATGCTATTGCCGGTGAAAATCTGGCCGAAACGGGTGATATAAGCCGGGCCACCGCAAAGGGAATACACGTTACCACCCGGCGACAGCTTCATATTTTAAAAAACAAGGCGATTTTAATCGATATGCCGGGACTTCGGGAAATCGGTATCGCCGATGCGGAAGAAGGTCTTAAAAAAACTTTTACCCGGATCATCCAATTGGCGGAAGAATGCCGCTTTGATGACTGTACCCATACCCGTGAACCGGACTGCGCCGTGAAAAAAGCTGTAGATGACAAAATACTTGATGCACGGCAATACGAAAATTATATCAACCTGCGGCAGGAATATGAATACTATATTCGGCAGGTGGCGGAGAAAGCCTGGAAAACAACCCGGAAATAA
- a CDS encoding DUF1343 domain-containing protein, which produces MRKILAITLLIVFAAGCVSAGKPVVKPGIEVLKDRGFDVLKGKRVGLLTNPTGVDRNLKSTIDILWEASEVNLVALYGPEHGVRGDFDAGDYVGNYIDEQTGLPVYSLYGKTRIPTPDMLENVDVIVYDIQDIGCRSYTYISSMGNIMAAAAENDIEIVVLDRPNPLTGNKIEGNVAEEGFFSFVSAYPIPYVYGLTPGELATMINEEGWLDTDKKCKLTVIPMGGWKRNMTFEDTGLPWVPTSPHIPHAYSAAYYVATGILGELKVVDEGVGYTLPFQLYGAEWINNPFELAKRMNALGIEGMKFRPIVYKPFYRTYQGKTMKGVQLHIADFEKTELMYVQFRFMEVLHKMYPDMDIFSINPHRLAMFDKVCGTDEIRKKFTERYRFEDIKPILEKDVESFRNLSKKYYLYR; this is translated from the coding sequence ATGAGAAAAATACTTGCGATAACACTTCTGATTGTATTTGCAGCCGGATGTGTTTCAGCGGGAAAACCGGTGGTAAAACCGGGGATCGAGGTTCTGAAAGACCGTGGATTTGATGTACTGAAAGGAAAACGGGTCGGACTGCTGACAAATCCCACCGGCGTCGACAGAAACCTGAAATCCACCATTGATATTCTCTGGGAAGCCTCCGAAGTAAATCTAGTGGCTTTATATGGCCCCGAACACGGCGTCCGCGGGGATTTTGATGCCGGGGATTATGTGGGCAATTATATAGATGAACAGACGGGACTCCCGGTTTATTCCCTCTATGGGAAGACCCGCATCCCTACACCGGACATGCTGGAAAATGTGGATGTTATTGTCTATGATATTCAGGATATTGGCTGCCGATCTTATACCTATATCAGCAGTATGGGTAATATTATGGCTGCTGCCGCTGAAAATGACATTGAAATTGTGGTGCTGGACCGTCCCAATCCCCTGACGGGAAATAAAATTGAAGGGAATGTGGCGGAGGAAGGTTTTTTCTCTTTTGTCAGTGCATATCCTATTCCTTATGTATATGGACTCACACCCGGTGAACTCGCCACGATGATCAACGAGGAAGGCTGGTTGGATACAGATAAAAAATGCAAGTTGACGGTTATCCCCATGGGAGGCTGGAAACGGAATATGACCTTTGAAGATACAGGGCTCCCCTGGGTTCCCACATCCCCCCACATACCTCATGCCTATTCAGCTGCCTATTATGTTGCGACAGGAATTCTGGGTGAACTGAAAGTGGTGGACGAAGGTGTGGGATACACCCTTCCTTTTCAATTGTATGGTGCCGAATGGATTAATAATCCCTTTGAACTGGCAAAACGCATGAATGCCCTGGGAATCGAAGGTATGAAATTCCGTCCCATTGTTTATAAACCATTTTACCGGACCTATCAGGGGAAAACAATGAAAGGCGTTCAACTGCACATTGCGGATTTTGAGAAAACAGAACTTATGTATGTACAGTTCCGCTTTATGGAAGTCCTCCACAAAATGTATCCTGATATGGATATCTTCAGTATCAATCCCCACCGCCTGGCTATGTTTGACAAAGTTTGCGGGACAGATGAAATCCGGAAGAAATTCACTGAAAGATACCGCTTTGAAGATATTAAACCGATTCTGGAAAAAGATGTGGAATCTTTCCGGAACTTGTCGAAAAAATATTATCTGTACCGGTAG
- a CDS encoding CPBP family intramembrane metalloprotease, which yields MTNSHCNSKQTLISFFIITFLFSWSFWLIAVLASFGFFALPVNKIILVGIGAHGPLVSALWLTGRKDGWTGIKRLLRSGFNLRLSLYHWLLILLLPVVLAGLSVRLNMMLSSFRPDVTLLNSPLTILPVFLFMFFLGGSVQEEFGWRGFALPRLLKKWSPIWAGLILGLIWGIWHFPLFYISTLSQSYMNFGLFIILTLCFSLLITHFYLQSNKNLFTALLFHTAVNTSLSLFPPIEQNSGGNQQAFTFMTLFYIFVTAVVILKERKTLFQSS from the coding sequence ATGACAAATAGTCACTGCAATTCGAAACAAACCCTGATCTCTTTTTTTATCATCACCTTCCTCTTTTCATGGTCCTTCTGGCTGATTGCCGTCCTGGCATCTTTTGGTTTTTTCGCACTTCCTGTTAATAAAATCATTCTCGTGGGGATCGGTGCCCACGGGCCTCTGGTCTCTGCCTTATGGCTGACCGGGAGAAAAGACGGGTGGACCGGCATAAAAAGACTCCTCCGCTCCGGTTTTAATCTTCGCCTGTCCCTGTATCACTGGTTACTGATCCTCCTTCTGCCAGTAGTTCTGGCCGGACTTTCTGTTCGGTTAAACATGATGCTGTCCTCGTTTCGTCCTGATGTAACCCTTTTAAACAGCCCGCTTACTATTCTTCCGGTTTTTCTCTTTATGTTTTTCCTCGGAGGCTCCGTCCAGGAAGAATTCGGCTGGCGGGGATTTGCCCTCCCCCGGCTTCTGAAAAAATGGAGCCCGATATGGGCAGGTTTGATTCTGGGACTAATATGGGGAATCTGGCATTTTCCCCTGTTTTATATTTCCACCCTGAGCCAGTCATACATGAATTTTGGACTTTTCATCATACTGACCTTGTGTTTCAGTCTTCTCATAACTCATTTTTATCTTCAGTCAAATAAGAACTTATTTACAGCCTTGCTGTTCCATACGGCGGTGAATACATCCTTATCCCTCTTCCCGCCCATCGAACAAAATTCCGGCGGAAACCAGCAGGCTTTCACGTTCATGACACTTTTTTACATATTTGTCACGGCTGTTGTTATCCTAAAAGAACGAAAAACTCTTTTCCAATCAAGCTAA
- a CDS encoding Smr/MutS family protein codes for MKLCEVCGNPIPDHYHRCPYCECIQSGNSRARSREIIRTINLEEGMPTVEESLIKLERELNYAISAGVCLARIIHGYGSSGVGGDIRNACHRYLREAYQKGRIRGFIPGELLRISTKQGHILLTRYPELKNDEKNRGITIIELSHSKGIT; via the coding sequence ATGAAACTATGCGAGGTATGTGGTAATCCTATTCCGGATCATTATCACCGGTGTCCTTATTGTGAGTGTATCCAATCCGGAAATTCGCGGGCCCGAAGCAGGGAAATAATCCGTACGATCAATCTTGAAGAGGGTATGCCGACCGTGGAGGAGTCCCTGATCAAGCTGGAACGGGAGCTGAATTATGCCATCAGTGCCGGTGTCTGCCTGGCCCGAATCATTCACGGATATGGTTCGTCCGGGGTTGGCGGGGATATCCGAAATGCCTGTCACCGGTATCTCCGGGAAGCTTACCAGAAAGGGAGAATCAGGGGCTTCATTCCCGGTGAATTATTGAGAATTTCCACAAAGCAGGGACATATCCTCCTAACCCGGTATCCGGAACTGAAAAACGACGAGAAAAACCGCGGGATCACCATCATTGAATTATCACACAGCAAAGGGATTACATGA
- the scpB gene encoding SMC-Scp complex subunit ScpB encodes MDMTELNARIVEALLIASETPVTQSRLNECLDKGHQIDLEETVNYLNDLYEDHGHSFFIKGVAGGYQLVTKKDYEGYIRRFLNRSGRIRLSYAALETLAIIAYKQPVSRPDIDAIRGVNSEGVISTLLERDLISVQGRSNAPGRPLLYSVTQEFLRYFGLNSTSDLPRLKELKEILQAHSENYAYREDVPEEMINIPKEKNGDDGEKTASDS; translated from the coding sequence ATGGATATGACAGAACTGAATGCCCGTATCGTGGAAGCGCTGCTTATCGCGTCTGAAACACCGGTGACCCAGTCCAGACTAAATGAATGCCTGGATAAGGGACACCAGATAGACTTAGAGGAGACTGTGAATTATCTCAATGATCTTTATGAGGATCATGGACACAGTTTTTTTATCAAGGGAGTGGCCGGAGGATATCAGTTAGTCACAAAAAAAGATTATGAAGGATACATTCGCCGCTTCCTCAACCGTTCCGGCAGAATCCGCCTGTCCTATGCCGCCTTGGAAACGCTGGCCATCATTGCCTATAAACAGCCCGTCAGCCGGCCTGATATCGACGCCATCCGGGGCGTCAATTCAGAAGGTGTCATCAGTACCCTGCTGGAAAGGGATCTGATATCGGTCCAGGGAAGGAGTAACGCACCGGGACGACCTTTGCTGTATAGTGTGACTCAGGAATTTCTCCGGTATTTCGGATTGAATTCTACATCGGACCTGCCCAGACTGAAAGAACTGAAAGAAATCCTTCAGGCCCATTCAGAGAATTACGCATACCGGGAAGATGTCCCTGAAGAAATGATCAATATCCCGAAAGAAAAGAACGGAGACGACGGCGAAAAAACCGCTTCCGACAGTTAA